GTGCTTAAACTCCttttatttgagcaaaatgcctgaaactccttcaattttgagaaatgggCAATTTAGATATTTACAGTAGACTACGCCATATCGGTACAGTTGGAACCAGGATttttttacccaattaggGGGTTACCAAATTAGAAACCAAGTTAACTAGTGTGAAGGGCaaaaatttgcttacaaaaccaaagaattaatggtttactgagataaacagtaccaaATCTactgggatatgaaagtgatgcagatgcttcctcgaaatttgaaattttctcctttaaaactctttgtattcaggaatgactgatatcTATGGACCCTGTGCTGTTTAGGaacattttcagaaatccGACCTCGGAAAAGCTTTTGTTCTCTACCGCCTAacctcaatttgtatttcgatTTCAGATTTCGGCGGAAGGAAGTGTAGACGATGTCTTCGGTCAGGTTGAAAAAGCATTCACCGAACGAAAATTAAGTTTGGATTAAACACATACGCACATACTGTTTATTACGTACATCAGTTATATACAATGCATTGTTATATAGAGAAATCTCTTCAGCTATCCGCAATGCATGCTGCTTTCAATTCAGTGACGTCTCTCCAGACATGGTCTGCTTCCACGTGGTCAGTAACATGCTGAATTGATGTCGTTTCCAAAATAAAAAGGCATACGTCTCCACAGACGCTAGAAATCGGTATCTTATCACTGTCCAGTGTATAGATagttttatcttatttattcatctaccttaacatatttatttgataGCTGTTTTATTAAGTTTTTAGTGTTTTATCGAAACAAAGTTTGGTGATGAGATTCTTCAACTGCTGATTGGGTTATATGTTACACGATATTCAATGTAAATTATACTGAAATAAGAATATATCTCTAGGTTATATGCACTGTGAATGTTTAAAACTTGGTTGTAAACTTCTGTTTATCTGAAATCTTCCTCTGAAATGCTCCTCAATATTCTGCTAAGAAAATTTTCTTTCTTGTAacttgttatttgattttttaactgttttttttttatttgaacatGAATCTTTTCCCCTCCTAACTGCTGCTCtagtttttaaatgaattaaaacattatttaaaattGTGATCAATCTTTTTTCTCTGTATCAAAAAGAATTAaaggaaataaaataaacaccaaagatataaaaacattGATGTAGTTTGcctttatttatttgttttttcggATACGGATATGATATATGTGGCAATAACTAATTGGATCCGGGTCAGGATTGACAATAGGGCCCCAGTGAACCGTAGCTCCCGCTAGCAAAAAACTACCGTAACGTGCTGCCACCAGTGGACAAACTTCATACTACTACCCGGAAATCTACTGCCGGTGTTTTTTGGACGTGTCTTTTAATTTTGCCTTGTTTAATCATGTTTGCGGACACGTTCCTGATTCTTTTTATCTCGATATGCACTGCGCTGTTAGGAGAAggtaattttacatttttctcaGCTCGTTAAGCCTCCGAAAACGGTTATTATGTTGCCAGTAATGTATTGTAGGCGAGTAGTCTGCAGGTCTGTGGAGACTCCCTTTTTTAATCAGCTGGGAAATGTTTTTGGTAGCCACTTTTTATCATACTCCAGGTTTAACGTGGTTAATGGTATACAGAACTGATAAATACAAAAAGTTAAAAGCTGAAGTCGATAAACAGAGCAAGAAATGTAAGTTCTAATCACATAATTCTAAAGCCCAGCCATTTTCCCATTTATTTCGATCCCTACTAGCCGTCAATCATTTTTACATCTTGTTTTATCGCGTTTCAGTGGAAACACGTAAAGAACGAACAGGAGAATCACAAGATCGAagtctgaaaaagaaaatagaacgTCAGgaagaaaaactaaaaaacCATAATAGAGATCTTTCACTGGTAAGAAAATATTAAgtgatatatgaatgaatttatcaCTGTTTatccctttcagtgctgacagTTTCATAGCCAAAAATGCTGgagatatttttaaaatttggtAAAATCCCACCTCAGTGCTTCGTATCTAATTAATTAGGCTCAATACATGTACTGCAGGGTAGGCACAATATAGGGTGGGTGAATTATACACTGCATAACAGGTTAGACACGTTGAAAGGGTTGTAAGTTAATAACGTGAATTTCTTCGCGCAAATGATGTTTTCTAAACtttgaataaaaatgtttcatcGTAATTTTCAGGTAAAAATGAAGTCTATGTTCGCTATAGGATTTGCCTTCACAGCGTTATTAAGCATGTTTAATTCCATGTAAGTTCTCGATATTTTATCTCGAGATTTTTTTATTCGATTCATTCACGTATTTCAATCGTTATAATAATTCACCGTTTCGTTcgtatgatatttcagattcgACGGCCGAGTTGTCGCGAAGCTGCCGTTCGTTCCAATCTCATGGATTCAGGGTATATCTCATAGAAATCTGATGGGTGACGATTTCACCGATTGTTCGTTTATATTTCTGTATATTCTCTGCACTATGTCTATTCGACAGGTAAGTCCAATCTTACTGACCGAAATTAAAGCAAAGGTAGATGGTCCTCTTGAAATTAGAGCAAATTTAGATCGTCCTAGCTTGAAATAAGAGCAAATTTAGATGGTCCTTTTAGCTTAACTGCCGTTATGAACTACCGTTATTTCGATGATGGCCTCTAACCTTTACTTATGTAACACCTAAGTCTGCTTCCCTATTCCTGTAGAGAAAACAGTGGCTGGTATATCCAGTCTTTCGGGTAGGGGGTCAAAAACCTAAGGAGATTGTCTGAAAGTCTTTAGAAATTGTCGTGATGAGCATTTACCTGGAATGGAAACTCATGATGAATTCCAGGCATGATTGGAATACTTTTCCAACTCGCAAATTGACTAGTGTGACGACTTCCACTTCAGCACGAAAATTAATATGCTTCCTCCTGGATCTGCCACTGGGCTCACTCAGTTTTTAGTTGATACCAGCGGGCCCCTGGTGTTACTTAATGCCTGTGTTGGGCAATAAGTCAGTCATAAAGTACATGCTCTTACTGTAAATTGCTACCTTGCTTCATAAGCAGACGATATCATTTTGGATTTAGCTTCAGTTTGCACTCAGTACTGATTTCAAAGAAGACGACATTTAAAAATGCTaccttttgaaattttatcattcaaaatgaagcTTTTTTATCCTGGTAttctgaattttgtttttcagaacGTTCAAAAACTGCTCGGATTTGCGCCGTCAAGAGCTGCTAATAAACAAAGCGGTCTATTTTCACCACCGACACAAACCGGAAAATAATCAGTATTCGAAGCGACTCATTTGTAAATAGACATCAGTCAAGTTTTAATTCTAAATccttttctttattatttcatcTCCTGATTTTTACGATTAATCACTCAATTGTCATCAATTCAAGATGCAGTTTTCAtcgtgtaaattattatttgttgtcaATAAACGATACAACCGGtattacattttatatatGTCTTGTCCTATTCTGTGATAATCGGCAGCTTCAAAGGAAATAGTTAATGAGACTTGCTCATACCGCAGACAGGTGATTACCCTGACCATCGCAACGTTTGGGTGTCGATAAGATATTTATTACAAGGTCatgctatgctcatcgttagtgGATTTTTCATACACTTATCTAGGGatgattcatttattacgtacgcatgaaatttgactttttcatatatattaagcattacagtacgcattGCACcgacccctcccctaatgcgaaTGATCCCCTACAAGCAATTGGAGTCAATATATACTATCTGAATGTAATTTCTCATAGATCAAAGAgatcagagctgccaactgttctcaattttcagtatttgttaattttctatgagaaatactgatttgatttgttcgaTGCATGCAGAAACATGAAACGTTACTTtaggtcttactgttgataaccgattaattgaacatttttatatttccaattaaatcttattgaaaagattcattttgttactgatagcaacTTTTATAGGTTGGCAGCCATGGTTCGTGTTAAGTGAACGCTAAGCAGTGGCAAAACCTGGTATTATAAGTGCAGTTAGGTAGCACATGCGTTTAAAGAATCCGTTAACAATGGAAATATCGGCAGCACCGCGAGGAAAAGCTGGATAAATTTATTTTAACGGCAGAGAAGAATTTAATCAGcaatatttaatttttccCTTTTAGAATtctaaaaggaaaaaaaaaaccatttcgGATCGAAAGGGTGAAGACGGGCATCCTCATAGTTTTTAGGGCAGAATTACTCCCAAGAGATAGTCGCAAATAACAAAACACAcgcaaatcatcaaaattattgtcattTTATTAGCCACCCACAGAACactaaaaaaattatacacacattcatttcataaatattccaatataacaaaatatgcagaAAAAGAACTGAAATCAGAGATAGATAATGATGAGACCCATATTCATAAGTTTAACTACACGTACATGTCAGTCTTACAAATAACTATGGAACTGAACCAGGCATACAGAGGTAACGCACGATACAATACAACTTCATTGTCTCTTGTTTTATAAAAGCTTCAATGAGGTTGAAACATAGAACATAACCGAAACCTCAGAATAATAAGACACGTACAATGATCAAACATtcttagaaatttttttttcatcaatccATAAACCCCCGCTATCTTACACAATATTCCGGTACTAGGGACATTTGGCAGTAACATAATACATTTGTCTCTCAAAATTCATACAAAAGACTACATCATTCTTCATCGTTCAAGTAATCCATCAACACTACCGTACTTTATCATCAAAACTCGATTATTAGGTAAACATAAAATATGTCGGGCGTATAATGTACACTGGGTTATCATGTTCAGTATGCAAAAAGCAATACATCTATAATAGTATTTCATCTAATCAATAGTGATTCCGAGTGAATCCATTTCTCTGCAGATTTAGGACATCAAGAGCCAAGGATTGAGATACAACAAAGGCCCCAAGATATCTTAAATATTCTGCATACTGGTATATGTTCTAGCAATTGATATACAGTAGCACGTCCTTTATAACAAAttttttgatatgattttcTGTTCCATTGAAGTTAGCACAACCAATGCATAATCTACTAGTCTTTGAAAacttttataaaatcattgtgctcaatttttgatgaaaatcttATCCAGGCTATGCAGTGTTTAGATATTGAAGTTTttctcaatcaaaaataactgAGTCTTAGGAAAAAATATTATCTACAAGTtcattgtatatacatgtacaacatattcattttgttAGATTAATTCTGTGTTGTCATAAATGCAAATAATGTTTAGTAACCAGTAACTAACTAGAGAATTATtctttactttttgatttcaTATCTGTTCTAACCGGAGAGGTTAATTCAGCCGTGATCAAGGTTGGTTCAAAAATGTTTAGCTCTACCACATGAACTGTATTCTCTAACCTAAAATCTACTAATCCGTTACCAATAGAgtccatttttcatgaaattcaattcaatattgtaTTTCCGCGACGATTGAAACCTTATAATCCACAGACGAATCAGGGTCAGGGCTAGACGGTATTGAACTGAGGGCACTTTACAATTGGCACTCCCAGTATCCTTCCCAAAATGCCAAAGGCATGAAGCCAAACAAAAGGGCTACAGGGCTCTGGGAGGCTATCAGTCAATAAGAATGAACCGCATAATCTCATCCATATTCCATACTAGGCAATACAGATAATAACCCCTTGGATCCCCACCTAAAATCAATTGTATCccgaatttcaatattttctagttttatcatcgaaatatgataatcaaataattCCTATAATCAATCTAAGTTGTTGGAATAAATCTTGTCAATAAAATACTTCATACATCTGCTTCAGAGGATCTAGAAACTTCCAAACCAAACGTATTTCGCTACTCGCACTTCTGATACACAAGGTAGCATAGCACTTTCAATAACCCAtcagttttatatatttcaatgtgtatatgtattgtataGTTAAATACTGGTTAAACGACGATTCTTTGAAAGAAGTTATAAATAAAAGTtattaataaatatattcacaGGTGCGCTGCGAGATGATAATTCTCCTATGAGCGAACGCGCCCTACGCCGCATAGAAA
This Tubulanus polymorphus chromosome 7, tnTubPoly1.2, whole genome shotgun sequence DNA region includes the following protein-coding sequences:
- the LOC141908653 gene encoding calcium load-activated calcium channel-like, whose translation is MFADTFLILFISICTALLGEGLTWLMVYRTDKYKKLKAEVDKQSKKLETRKERTGESQDRSLKKKIERQEEKLKNHNRDLSLVKMKSMFAIGFAFTALLSMFNSIFDGRVVAKLPFVPISWIQGISHRNLMGDDFTDCSFIFLYILCTMSIRQNVQKLLGFAPSRAANKQSGLFSPPTQTGK